TCTTGCCGTTGGTGCAAATGAAGACGAATATCATTATGTGAATGCGAATGCAGAACGTGACTTTAACGTAAAAGCTTACGGTGATTTCCGATTTATTTTAGAAGGTGAACCCGCTGCAGATGGTAGTGGACCAGTTAAATTTGCCGAAGGTATTGAAATCGGACAAGTATTTAAACTTGGAACGAAGTACAGTGAAAGTATGAATGCGACTTTCTTAAACGATCAAGGCCGAGCAGAGCCAATGGTTATGGGTTGTTACGGTATAGGTGTTTCACGTACTTTATCGGCAGTAATCGAGCAGCACAATGATGAAAAAGGTATTATATGGCCAACTGCTATTACGCCTTATGAAGTTCATATTATCAGTGTTAATCCAAAACAAGAAGTACAAAAAGATCTTGCAGACCAGCTCTATGATACGTATCGCACTCAATATGAAGTGCTCTATGATGACCGAGCGGAACGTGCTGGTGTTAAATTCAACGATGCAGATTTAATCGGCATCCCGGTACGCGTTGTAGTCGGTAAACAAGCTGCAGATGGAATTGTTGAAGTTAAGAACCGTCGCACAGGAGATTCAGTTGAAGTCCATGTGGACAAATTACAAGAAACGATTCAATCAATTTATGCATCTTTTGAATCATAATTTGATATAATGAATAATAAAAGTAATACGCACCTGCGTGTTACTTTTTCATTTTGAAGGTGGTAAAAAACGTGACAATAAATAACAATGAAAAATTTAAAGTATTGCTAAAGCAGCTGCAGATAGAAGATTTATTTAAAATACCTGATCTCGACGAAGCGGAACTTACTAAAATCGACGTTTATAAAAATGACCGAAAATGGCATATGTACTTTCAATTTAATACACACCTGCCATATGAATTATTTGCACTTCTTAAATCAAAGATCCAGGAACATTTCGAACATATCGCGACAGTGACATTTGAAATAGAAGTACTGGATGCTCTTGATACTGACAAGCTGCGCGCATATATTCCGTACGCCATTGGGCAGACGAATATGAGTCCGAGCTTAAAGCACCAGTTAAATAGTAAACAATTTACATTCAGTGGAGATGTATTGAAGTTTAATGTAACGAATGAAATCGAGAAAGTTCATTTTGAAAAGAATTGTAACGGTACGCTTCTAAAGGCTTTTAAAGAAGTAGGCTTCAATGTGTCACGTTGTGTATTTGAAGTATCAGACAATGCAGAACAAGAAGAACTGGCATCTTTAGAAGCTTATATACAAGAAGAAGAAGAAAACCACAGCAAAATATTAAGAGAAAAGATGATTGAACGAGAAAAACAGCGAAAAGAAGATGATAGTCCAGAAGTTACCCGCTGTCAGATAGGAAAACCGATACAAATTGAAAATGTTAAACGCATCGAATCCATCATTGAAGAAGAATATAAAGTCGCACTTGAAGGTGTCGTCTTTGATATTGAAATTAAAGCGCTGAAAAGCGGTCGCCATATCGTGCAGCTTAAAATTACGGATTATACTGATTCATTAATCGTTAAGATGTTCACACGTAAAGGAAAAAATGATCTGGAACACTTTGAATCATTGAAAACTGGAGACTGGGTACGTGTGCAAGGACGTATTGAAATGGATACCTTTGTACGAGACCTGGTAATGATGATGGATGATATTGAAGCTATCAAGAAACCTGAAAAACAAGATAAAGCACAAGATAAACGTGTAGAATTTCATCTGCATAGTGCAATGAGTCAGATGGATGGTATAACGCATATCGGAAAATATGTTGCACAAGCTGCAAAATGGGGGCATAAAGCGATTGCGGTAACTGATCATAACGGTTGTCAGGCTTTTCCGGATGCACATGCTGCAGCAAGTGCAGCGGGTATTAAGATGATCTATGGTATTGAAGGGATGCTTGTCGATGATGGTGTGGATATTAGCTATAAACCACAGGATATTCCATTGAAAGAAGCGACATATGTTGTCTTTGACGTAGAGACAACAGGGTTAAGCTCACAATACGATAAAATTATTGAACTTGCGGCAGTTAAAGTGAAGGACGGAGAAATTATCGAAAAGTTTGAACGTTTCAGTAACCCTGGAGAACGTTTGAATGAAACGATTAAGAACTTGACTGGAATCACTGATGATATGCTCGTTGACGCACCCCCAATCGAATCTGTACTGAATGATTTTAAAGCGTTTGTAGGGGATGCAATCTATGTGGCACATAATGCAAGCTTTGATATGGGATTTATTGATACTGGATTTGACCGACTAGGATTTGGTCCAACAAAGAATGCGGTTATCGATACGCTAGAACTATCTAGAACGATCAATACTGAAATGGGGAAACATGGCCTGAACTTTCTGGCTAAGAAGTATGGTGTAGAATTAACGCAGCACCATAGAGCTATCTATGATGCGGAAACGACTGCCCATATCTTTGTGAAGATGCTGAAGCAGATAGAAGATTTAGGCGTCTCAAACCATAATGAAATTGACGCTAAACTATCCAATAAGGATGCTTATAAACGTGCGCGACCAATGCATGTAACGTTAATCGTACAAAACCAGAAAGGGTTAAAGAACCTTTTCAAAATTGTAAGTGACTCTATGGTGGAATACTTCTACAGAACACCGAGAATCCCACGTTCACTGCTAAATGAATATCGTGAAGGGATATTGGTGGGCAGTGCTTGTGATAATGGTGAAGTGTTTACGGCAGTGATGCAGAAGGATCAGGAAGAAGTGGAGAAGATTGCACGTTATTATGACTATCTTGAAGTTCAGCCAAAAGCGCTGTATCAGCATTTATTAGATAAAGATCTCATCCGAGATAACGAAACGATGGAAGAAATATATCAGCGTATACTAGATGTCGGTACAAAACTAGATATTCCAGTGCTAGCAACTGGCAATGCCCATTATTTAAATGAACATGATAAGATCGCACGTGAAATATTGATCGCCTCAAATCCCGGAAATCCACTGAATAGACAGACGTTACCAGATGCACATTTTAGAACGACAGATGAAATGTTAGATGCATTCCATTTTCTAGGAGAAGAAAAAGCATATGAAATCGTTGTTAAAAACACAAATGATCTTGCTGATCGTATAGAAACGGTCATTCCAATCCAGGATAAACTGTTTACGCCGAACATCGATGGTGCGAATGAAGAAATTCGTGAGATGAGCTATACACGCGCACGAAGTATTTACGGTGAAGAACTACCTGAAATCGTAGTTGCCAGATTAGAAAAAGAACTCGACAGTATTATCGGGAATGGATTTGCTGTTATTTATCTAATTTCCCAGAAGCTCGTTAAGAAAAGTCTGGATGACGGCTATCTCGTGGGAAGTCGAGGTTCGGTTGGATCGAGCTTTGTAGCGACAATGACAGAAATCACTGAAGTTAACCCATTACCTCCACACTATATCTGTCCGAAATGTAAAACGAGTCATTTCTTTGAAGATGGAAGTGTAGCAAGTGGCTTTGACTTACCGGATAAGTCATGTCCAGCATGTAATGTACCATACATTAAAGAAGGTCAGGATATTCCATTTGAAACGTTCTTAGGATTTAAAGGGGATAAAGTTCCGGATATAGACTTAAACTTTAGTGGAGAATATCAGCCCGTTGCACATAACTATACGAAAGTACTGTTTGGTGAAGATAAAGTATTCCGAGCAGGAACGATTGGTACTGTTGCAGAAAAGACAGCATTCGGCTATGTAAAGGGTTATATGAATGATTCAGGCGTACATAAACGTGGTGCAGAAATAGATAGACTCGTAAAATCGTGTACGGGTGTTAAACGTACGACAGGGCAGCACCCTGGAGGTATTATCGTTGTACCAGATTATATGGACATCTACGATTTCACTCCGATTCAATATCCTGCAGATGATCAGTCCAGTGCATGGAAAACGACACATTTTGATTTCCATTCTATACATGATAATTTATTGAAGCTGGATATACTTGGACACGATGACCCTACAATGATTCGTATGCTCCAGGATTTATCAGGCATGGATCCGAAGACGATTCCGGTTGATGATAAGGAAACGATGAAGATATTCTCGAGCCCTGAGTCGCTTGGTGTGACTGAGGACGATATTTTATGTAAGACAGGAACACTTGGTGTGCCAGAGTTTGGTACTGGTTTTGTACGACAAATGCTTGAAGATACGAAACCCGCTTCATTCAGTGAGCTTGTGCAGATCTCTGGATTATCTCACGGAACTGACGTGTGGCTCGGCAATGCTCAGGAACTCATCAAGAGTGGAACGTGTGATTTAAGTTCTGTAATCGGCTGTCGTGATGATATTATGGTGTACTTAATGTATGCAGGCTTAGAACCATCCCTGGCGTTTAAGATTATGGAATCTGTACGTAAAGGGAAAGGTCTATCTGAAGAATTTGAAGCTGCAATGCGTGAAAATAACGTACCAGAATGGTATCTGGATTCATGCAAAAAGATCAAATATATGTTCCCGAAAGCCCACGCGGCAGCTTATGTACTGATGGCCGTGCGTATCGCATATTTTAAGGTGCATCATCCGTTATATTATTATGCAAGCTACTTTACTGTACGTGCAAGTGACTTCGATCTGTTGACAATGACGAAAGACAAGCACACGATCAAAGCGACAGTGAAAGATTATTATAGTCGTTTTCATGATCTCGGTAAAAAAGAGAAAGATGTACTGACGGTGCTTGAAATTACGAATGAAATGGCGCAGCGTGGATTTAAGGTACAGCCGATTTCACTGGAAAAAAGTACAGCATTTGAGTTCATCATTGAAGGCGATACGTTGATTCCGCCGTTTATCTCTGTTCCAGGTCTAGGTGAAAACGTTGCGAAACGCATCGTGTCAGCAAGAGATGAAGGACCATTCCTGTCAAAAGAAGAGTTGAACAAAAAAGCAGGCGTTTCTCAGAAGATCATTGATTATCTAGACGAACTTGGAAGTCTATCTGGTATGCCTGATAAAGCACAGCTCTCAATTTTTGACCTGTAATTATTTGATGAATGCGTAACTTTATGTTATGATTTAATTGTTAAAGAAAATACTCTACTAGCGAAAAGAGTGGGAATTCCCGCTCTTTTCTTACGTTTATGTTAGGAGGATTATATGAGTAAAGTTACAGAACGCGTTGAAGAGATATGTCAGCCGGTAGTTGAATCTTTAGGATTTGAACTTGTAGATGTAGAATATGTGAAAGAAGGTCCGGATTACTATTTACGTATCGCTATAGATAAACCAGGCGGTATCGATATTAGTGACTGTGCACTAGCAAGTGAAAAGATCAGTGAAGTGATGGATAAAGAAGATCCGATTACAGAAGCATATTTTCTGGATGTTTCGTCTCCAGGTGCAGAACGTCCACTCAAAAAAGAAAAGGATTACGAAAATGCGATTGGTAAACATGTATACGTAAAACTTTATGAACCTGTCGAGGGAGATAAAGAGTGGATCGGTGAGTTAAAAGAAGTCTCAAAAGATACGATAACATTATCAGCAAAGATTAAAACGAGAACAAAAGTGATTGAAATTGACCGTAAGCGTATTGCTAAGATTCGTCTTGCAGTCATTCTATAGGAGGCAGTTATGAAGAACAATGAATTATTAAATGCAATTGATTTTCTTGAGAAAGAAAAATCGATTCCAAGAGAAGTATTGATAGAAACGATTGAAGCAGCTTTAATCACCGCTTATAAGAAAAACTATAATTCAGCAAATAATGTACGTGTAGAACTGAATATGGATAACGGAGCATACCGAGTATATTCACGCAAAGACGTAGTTGAAGAAGTAATGAATCCAAGAGAAGAAGTAAGTCTTGAGACAGCATTATTATCGAATCCGGCCTATGAGATCGGAGATATCTATGAAGAAGACGTAACACCAAAAGATTTTGGACGTGTGTCGGCACAAGCTGCTAAGCAAGCAGTATTACAAAGATTAAGAGATGCTGAACGTGGTATATTATATAATGAGTTTATCGATAAGGAAGATGATATCATGACAGGTATCATCGACCGTGTGGATCATCGTTATGTCTATGTAACTTTAGGTAAGACAGAAGCTGTATTGTCTGAAGCAGAAAGAAGTCCGAATGAAGTTTATCGCCCGACAGAACGTATTAAAGTCTATGTCAATAAAGTTGAACAGACGACTAAAGGACCACAAATCTTTGTATCACGTAGTCACCCAGGCTTATTAAAGCGTCTATTCGAACAGGAAGTTCCTGAAATTTTTGATGGCACAGTCGTTGTGAAATCTGTAGCGCGTGAAGCAGGAGATCGTTCTAAGATCAGCGTATATTCAGATAATCCTGATATCGATGCAGTTGGAGCTTGTGTGGGTGCGAAAGGTGCACGTGTGGAAGCAGTAGTAGAAGAACTTGGTGGAGAAAAAATTGATATCGTTGAATGGAGCGCAGATACAAAGACTTTCGTAAAGAATGCATTAAGTCCATCTCAAGTTGTCGATGTACTGGTAGATGAAGCGAATCAGTCGACAACAGTAATTGTTCCAGATTATCAGTTGTCCCTTGCCATTGGGAAGAAAGGTCAGAATGCACGTCTTGCTGCAAAGCTTACTGGCTGGAAGATCGATATTAAATCTGAGACAGATGCTAAAGAAGCGGGCATTTATCCGACAGAATAGGGGGATTTTTTATGAAGCAACGAAAAATACCCATGAGAAAATGTATTCTTTCTAATGAAATGAAACCTAAGAAGGAAATGATTCGTGTCGTTAAAAATAAAGATGGCGAAATATTTGCAGATGCAACCGGTAAACAAAATGGACGTGGTGCATATGTTTCAATGGATTTAGAAATCGTTAATAAAGCACGTGAAAAAAAGAAACTAGAACATTATTTTGAAGCCGATGAAACGGTCATGAATCCTGTTTACGATGAAATTGTACGACTCATCTATAGAGAGATGATTCCAAAACGATGACATCTAAAGATAAACTATTAAACCTGCTAGGTCTTGCGATGCGTGCAAGAAAGTTATCTACTGGGGAAGAGCTCGTATTAAATGATGTACGAAGTAAACGTGCTAAGCTCGTCATCATTTCTACAGACGCATCAAATAATACTAAGAAAAATGTTTCGAACAAATGCCAGTCCTATCAAGTCCCTTTAGAACAAGTATGTTCAAGATACGAACTAGGGTATGCACTTGGTAAAGACGAACGCGTAACAATCGGCGTTCTGGATGCTGGATTTGCCAAATCAATGAAAGCCTTGATTCGAGACATCAATGAGGAGAGAAGCTATGAGTAAAAAGAGAATATATGAATACGCAAAAGAAGTCAGCTTAAAGAGTAAGGATATTATCGATGCATTAAAGAAGATGAATATCGAAGTATCAAGTCATATGCAAGTGATTGAAGCTAATGAAATCACTGCATTAGATAAAATTTTTAAGAAATCAGATGCGAAAGCAGAAGCGAAACCTGAACAAAAAGCTGATTCTAAAAAAGTTGAGCCAAAAAAAGAAGAACCTAAAAAAGAAGAACAGAAGAAGCAGAACGAACAGAAAAAACCACAAAATAATAATCAGAAACGTAATCCGAATCATCGTCCTGGAAGCCATAATAAGCCAGGGACTGGCGGACCTTCTAAAAATAAAAAAGGTAAAGGCAAAGGTAAACAAAAACCTGAACCAAAACAAGAAGTACCTGTTGTAAAAGAAACACCTTCTAAAATTACATATGAAGAAGGCATTACAGTTGGAGAGCTCGCTGAAAAGCTAGGTAAAGATGCTTCTGAAATCGTTAAAAATTTATTTATGGTCGGCATTATGGCCAATATCAATCAATCTTTAAATCAAGAAGCAATCGAACTTATTTGTGATGAATACGGCGTAGAAGCTGAACTTGAAGTAGTTGTCGATGCGACGGATCTAGAAACGTATTTTGAAGATGTAGATGCAAACGAAGAAGACATTATGGAACGTCCTCCGGTTGTTACAATTATGGGACACGTTGACCATGGTAAAACAACGTTGCTCGATTCTATCCGTAATACCCGTGTTACTGCTGGAGAAGCGGGTGGTATCACACAGCATATCGGTGCATATCAGATTGAATACAATGACAAACCTATTACATTCTTAGATACACCGGGACATGCTGCGTTTACGACAATGCGTGCACGTGGTGCGCAAGTAACAGATATTACAATCTTAGTCGTAGCAGCTGATGATGGTGTAATGCCACAGACGGTTGAAGCAATCAACCATGCCAAAGCAGCTGAAGTACCAATTATCGTTGCAGTAAACAAAATTGATAAACCAACTGCTAATCCGGACCGCGTTATGCAGGAACTTGGAGAACACGGTTTATATCCAGAAGATTGGGGTGGCGATACAATCTTCGTTCAAATCTCTGCAATTAAAGGTGACGGAATCGACGATCTACTGGAAATGATTCAGCTTGTAACTGAAGTTGAAGAATTAAAGGCGAACCCGAAACGTACTGCAATCGGAACTGTTATTGAAGCGGAATTAGATAAATCTCGTGGACCAGCTGCATCATTACTTGTTCAGGATGGGACGCTTGAAATCGGGGACTCTATCGTTGTGGGTAATACGTTCGGACGTGTTCGTGCTATGGTCAATGACCTTGGTAAACGTATTAAGACAGCAGGACCATCATTGCCAGTAGAAATTACTGGACTTCAAGATGTACCTTTAGCTGGAGACCGTTTTGTTGTCTTTAAAGATGAGAAGAAAGCACGCCGTATCGGTGAAGCACGTCAGCAGCAGAATATATTAGCGCAACGTCAGGAATCTCAAAAAGTTTCGCTTGATAACTTGTTTGAACAGATGAAACAAGGTGAGATGAAAGACTTAAACGTTATCATCAAAGGTGATGTTCAAGGTTCAGTAGAAGCACTTGCAGCATCATTAATGAAGATTGATGTAGAAGGCGTTAACGTACGTATCATTCATACAGCAGTTGGTGCGATCAATGAATCAGACGTTACTTTAGCATCAGCATCTAACGGTATTATCATCGGGTTCAACGTACGCCCTGATGTGAATGCGAAACGTGCAGCTGAAGCTGAAGGCGTTGATATGCGTCTACACCGTATCATCTATAAAGTGATCGAAGAAATCGAAAGTGCGATGAAAGGGATGCTTGATCCTGAGTTTGAAGAGAAAGTTATTGGTCAGGCAGAAGTTCGTCAAACAATTAATATTTCTAAAGTTGGTACTGTAGCAGGTTCTTATGTAACTGAAGGTAAAATTACGCGTGACTCACAAGTACGTATCATCCGTGATGGTATCGTAGTATATGAAGGTCAAGTTGATGCGCTTAAACGTTTCAAAGATGACGTGCGTGAAGTTGCTCAAGGTTATGAGTGCGGTATCACGATCGAAAACTTCAATGATGTTAAAGAAGGCGACATTTTCGAAGCATTCGTGATGGAAGAGATTAAGAGAGTGTAATGATAATGACACTATCGCAAAAGACTGCGATAGTGTTTTTTATCATATCCGCTTTAATTGACACAGTCCGCCATTAATCCTTATAATAAAGGTCAATCGAGAAATAGAGGTGAAATTTATGAGTTTAAGAAGTGAACGTGTTGGCGAACAGCTGAAGAAAGAGATCAGTGAGATCATCAATCAGAAGCTGAAGAATCCGAATGTTGGTTTTGTCACAGTAACAGAGGTTGAGGTTACGGGTGATTTAAGTTTAGCAACGGTATATGTAACGGTGCTTGGTGAAGAGAAAGAGCGTAAGAAGTCTTTAGAAGGTCTGGAGAAATCTAAAGGGTTCATTAAGTCAGAAATCGCACATCGTATGGATTTACGTATCGTTCCAGACTTAAAGTTTAAATACGATGAGTCAATCGATTATGGTAATAAAATTGAGCGTATGATTGCAGAATTAAATAGAGATAAATAGACCAAACACACTTTTTCATGTAAACTATTTTAGAGTTTACTGAAGGAGTGTTTTTTTATGGATGGCATTATCGGTATTAATAAGGCACGTGGGATGACGAGTCATGATGTGGTGTTTAAGCTGCGTAAAATTTTAAAGACGAAGAAGGTAGGGCACACGGGAACGCTTGATCCTGAAGTGGATGGCGTATTGCCGGTTTGTGTCGGTAAGGCGACGCGTATCAGTGACTACGTAATGCAGAGTGGAAAGCGTTATATTGCAGAGGTGACGCTTGGTATTCAGACGACTACAGAAGATGCGCATGGTGAGGTCGTGAATTCTGTTTCTATTGAAGCGGATACTTTTTCTGAACAGCAGGTGGATGATGTACTGTCTGATTTAACAGGTAGTATTAAACAAATTCCTCCAATGTATTCAGCTGTTAAAGTAAATGGACGTAAACTGTATGAGTATGCACGTGAAGGCATTGAGGTTGAGCGTCCGGAACGTACGGTTGAGATTCATGAGTTAAAACGTACGAGTGCTGTTCGTTATATTGATGATAAATGCATATTCAATATTGAGGTCGCATGTGGTAAAGGGACATATATCCGAACGCTTGCGACACAGATTGCAGATTGTCTTGGTACAATCGGGCATATGTCAGATTTGACACGTACAGAAAGTGGTGGCTTTAAGCTGGAGGACTGTATTACGCTGGATGCGTTACGTGAAGTTCCATTTGATGCATTGGATGCCTATTTTAAACCGATAGAGATGGGGCTTATGCATATGCCGCACGTCGCTGTTGATGAGCCGACTTCCGTCAAGATTATGTATGGTCAAAAGTTGCGTCAGATGAGCCCGCCGATTGAAGATGAGACGGTGATGACGTACAATGATAAAGTAATCGCTATTTTTATTCCGGATGACAAACATCCTGGATTAATTAAGGCAAAAAAAGTATTTAATTAGGGGATAGCTATGAGAACAATAGAGATGATACATCCGATAGAACTATGTTATGATCACGCACCTTGTGCACTGGCGATTGGCTTTTTTGATGGGATACATACAGGTCATCAGAAGGTGATTGAAACAATGATAAAGATTGCTGATGATAAAGGATTAAAAAAAGCGGTGATGACGTTTGATCCTCATCCTTCAGTTGTGTTAAATCCTGAAAAACAGCGTACAGATTATTTAACACCGATGCAGGAGAAGAAACGTATATTAGAAGCTATGGGCATTGATTATTTATTTATCGTTCCATTTACTTCATCGCTCGCTCAGATGGAAGAGCGTGACTTTATTTCAAATTATTTTACTAAAAATCATGTAAAGGAAGTTGTCGCTGGATTTGATTTTACGTATGGTAAGTTCGGTAAAGGTAATATGCTGAAATTAGAAGCGGATAAAGAAGGGTTTAATGTGACAACTGTAGAAAGACATGCATTAGCTGACGAGAAAGTTTCTACGACGTTAATTCGTAAAGATTTAATGGAAGGCAATATTGAATCTGCCAATGCACAGCTTGGCCGCCCATATAAGATTACTGGGTTAGTGGTTCAAGGTGAAAAGCGTGGACGCACGATTGGTTTTCCGACAGCGAATGTCGAGCCGAATGAACATTTCGTATTGCCGAGATTAGGTGTCTATGCTGTTACCCTTAAGATTGAGCAGACAGGTAAAGTTTATAAAGGGGTATGTAATGTAGGCGTAAAACCAACGTTCCATGATCCTGAAAAACAGCAGGTTTCGATTGAAGTGAATATCTTTGATTTCAAAGAATCCATTTATGGAGAACGTGTTGAAGTCGAGTGGTATGAATTCTTACGTGCAGAGAAGAAGTTTGATGGTATCGATAGTCTGATTGCACAAATAAATGCGGATAAACAGCAGGCAATTGAAATATTGGATGATATTCAACTTGATTAATTACCGTTTCATGGTATAATAACGAAGTACCTTTCCTTGGCTTATAGATCACTCCGACTTTATGCTCAGGTTATGGTGTCAATTAAATTTATAGGAGGCTATTAACAATGGCAATTTCACAAGAACGTAAAAATGAAATCATTGCACAATACCGTGTACATGAAACTGACACAGGATCACCAGAAGTACAGATCGCAGTTTTAACAGCAGAAATCAATGCGTTAAACGAGCATTTACGTACACACAAGAAAGACCACCATTCACGTCGTGGTTTATTAAAAATGGTAGGTCGTCGTAAAAACTTATTAACTTACTTACGTGAGAACGATGTTCAACGTTACCGTGAATTAATTAAATCATTAGGATTACGTCGTTAATTCTATTTTTATCGAAAGAAACATCTGTTTCTTTCGATTTTTTTGTGCAATTTATGACATAATATGAATTGTCATGTTATGATTAAGGATATATGTGAGAGAGGAGATACATACATGTCTCAAGATAAGAAAGTTTTTAAAACAGAATGGGCAGGTCGTCCATTAATCATTGAAACTGGCCAGCTAGCGAAACAAGCAAATGGTGCAGTTCTCGTACGCTACGGTGATACGGTTGTATTATCAACAGCGACAGCAAGTAAAGAACCTAGAGACGTGGATTTCTTCCCGTTAATGGTCAATTATGAAGAGAAATTATATGCGGCTGGAAAAATACCTGGAGGCTTCAATAAACGTGAAGGTCGTCCTGGTGAGGATGCAACTTTAACTTCACGATTGATTGACCGTCCGATTCGTCCGCTGTTCCCGAAAGGTTACCGTCACGATGTACAGGTCATTTCAATCGTCATGAGTGTAGACCCAGATAATTCACCTGAAATGGCAGCGATGATCGGTTCATCTATGGCGCTTTCAGTTTCAGATATTCCATTTGAAGGACCTATTGCAGGGGTGAATGTTGGTCTAGTTGATGGAGAACTTATCATCAATCCTAATGTAGAACAGCGTGAAGTGTCTGTTCTGGATTTACAGGTTGCAGGTCACTTTGATGCAGTGAACATGGTTGAAGCGGGTGCTAAAGAAGTACCGGAAGATAAGATGCTTGAAGCAATCATGTTCGGACATGCTGAAATTAAGAAGCTTGTTGAATTCCAGCAATCAATCATTGATGAAATACAACCTGTAAAGTCTGAATTTGTACCTGTTGAAGCCGATGCAGAGCTAGAATCAAAAGTAGAGCAACTATCAGAAAGTCTTGGTTTATCTCAAGCGATTCAGACTCAGGAAAAGCTTGCACGTGAAGAAAATATTACGGCGATCAAATTAAAGGTCATTGAGGCTTTTGAAGGAGAAGATGAAGCTGTTATCACTGCTGTAAATAAGAAGTTCGATGCATTGATCAAAGAAGAGGTGCGTCGTCTTATTACAGAAGAGAAGGTGCGCCCAGATGGACGTCGTCCGGATGAGATTCGTCCTTTAGCATCAGAAGTTGGTATTTTACCGCGTGCACATGGTTCTGGCCTTTTTACGCGTGGACAGACACAAGCTTTATCTGTTGCAACGCTCGGGGCATTAGGTGAACATCAGATTATCGATGGACTCGGTGTAGAAGAAGAGAAACGTTATATGCATCACTATAACTTCCCGAACTTCTCAGTCGGTGAAACTGGACCGATTCGTGCGCCAGGCCGTCGTGA
Above is a window of Macrococcoides canis DNA encoding:
- a CDS encoding PolC-type DNA polymerase III translates to MTINNNEKFKVLLKQLQIEDLFKIPDLDEAELTKIDVYKNDRKWHMYFQFNTHLPYELFALLKSKIQEHFEHIATVTFEIEVLDALDTDKLRAYIPYAIGQTNMSPSLKHQLNSKQFTFSGDVLKFNVTNEIEKVHFEKNCNGTLLKAFKEVGFNVSRCVFEVSDNAEQEELASLEAYIQEEEENHSKILREKMIEREKQRKEDDSPEVTRCQIGKPIQIENVKRIESIIEEEYKVALEGVVFDIEIKALKSGRHIVQLKITDYTDSLIVKMFTRKGKNDLEHFESLKTGDWVRVQGRIEMDTFVRDLVMMMDDIEAIKKPEKQDKAQDKRVEFHLHSAMSQMDGITHIGKYVAQAAKWGHKAIAVTDHNGCQAFPDAHAAASAAGIKMIYGIEGMLVDDGVDISYKPQDIPLKEATYVVFDVETTGLSSQYDKIIELAAVKVKDGEIIEKFERFSNPGERLNETIKNLTGITDDMLVDAPPIESVLNDFKAFVGDAIYVAHNASFDMGFIDTGFDRLGFGPTKNAVIDTLELSRTINTEMGKHGLNFLAKKYGVELTQHHRAIYDAETTAHIFVKMLKQIEDLGVSNHNEIDAKLSNKDAYKRARPMHVTLIVQNQKGLKNLFKIVSDSMVEYFYRTPRIPRSLLNEYREGILVGSACDNGEVFTAVMQKDQEEVEKIARYYDYLEVQPKALYQHLLDKDLIRDNETMEEIYQRILDVGTKLDIPVLATGNAHYLNEHDKIAREILIASNPGNPLNRQTLPDAHFRTTDEMLDAFHFLGEEKAYEIVVKNTNDLADRIETVIPIQDKLFTPNIDGANEEIREMSYTRARSIYGEELPEIVVARLEKELDSIIGNGFAVIYLISQKLVKKSLDDGYLVGSRGSVGSSFVATMTEITEVNPLPPHYICPKCKTSHFFEDGSVASGFDLPDKSCPACNVPYIKEGQDIPFETFLGFKGDKVPDIDLNFSGEYQPVAHNYTKVLFGEDKVFRAGTIGTVAEKTAFGYVKGYMNDSGVHKRGAEIDRLVKSCTGVKRTTGQHPGGIIVVPDYMDIYDFTPIQYPADDQSSAWKTTHFDFHSIHDNLLKLDILGHDDPTMIRMLQDLSGMDPKTIPVDDKETMKIFSSPESLGVTEDDILCKTGTLGVPEFGTGFVRQMLEDTKPASFSELVQISGLSHGTDVWLGNAQELIKSGTCDLSSVIGCRDDIMVYLMYAGLEPSLAFKIMESVRKGKGLSEEFEAAMRENNVPEWYLDSCKKIKYMFPKAHAAAYVLMAVRIAYFKVHHPLYYYASYFTVRASDFDLLTMTKDKHTIKATVKDYYSRFHDLGKKEKDVLTVLEITNEMAQRGFKVQPISLEKSTAFEFIIEGDTLIPPFISVPGLGENVAKRIVSARDEGPFLSKEELNKKAGVSQKIIDYLDELGSLSGMPDKAQLSIFDL
- the rnpM gene encoding RNase P modulator RnpM; this encodes MKQRKIPMRKCILSNEMKPKKEMIRVVKNKDGEIFADATGKQNGRGAYVSMDLEIVNKAREKKKLEHYFEADETVMNPVYDEIVRLIYREMIPKR
- the nusA gene encoding transcription termination factor NusA; this encodes MKNNELLNAIDFLEKEKSIPREVLIETIEAALITAYKKNYNSANNVRVELNMDNGAYRVYSRKDVVEEVMNPREEVSLETALLSNPAYEIGDIYEEDVTPKDFGRVSAQAAKQAVLQRLRDAERGILYNEFIDKEDDIMTGIIDRVDHRYVYVTLGKTEAVLSEAERSPNEVYRPTERIKVYVNKVEQTTKGPQIFVSRSHPGLLKRLFEQEVPEIFDGTVVVKSVAREAGDRSKISVYSDNPDIDAVGACVGAKGARVEAVVEELGGEKIDIVEWSADTKTFVKNALSPSQVVDVLVDEANQSTTVIVPDYQLSLAIGKKGQNARLAAKLTGWKIDIKSETDAKEAGIYPTE
- the rbfA gene encoding 30S ribosome-binding factor RbfA, whose product is MSLRSERVGEQLKKEISEIINQKLKNPNVGFVTVTEVEVTGDLSLATVYVTVLGEEKERKKSLEGLEKSKGFIKSEIAHRMDLRIVPDLKFKYDESIDYGNKIERMIAELNRDK
- a CDS encoding YlxQ family RNA-binding protein, giving the protein MTSKDKLLNLLGLAMRARKLSTGEELVLNDVRSKRAKLVIISTDASNNTKKNVSNKCQSYQVPLEQVCSRYELGYALGKDERVTIGVLDAGFAKSMKALIRDINEERSYE
- the rimP gene encoding ribosome maturation factor RimP, encoding MSKVTERVEEICQPVVESLGFELVDVEYVKEGPDYYLRIAIDKPGGIDISDCALASEKISEVMDKEDPITEAYFLDVSSPGAERPLKKEKDYENAIGKHVYVKLYEPVEGDKEWIGELKEVSKDTITLSAKIKTRTKVIEIDRKRIAKIRLAVIL